A genomic stretch from Carassius auratus strain Wakin chromosome 35, ASM336829v1, whole genome shotgun sequence includes:
- the LOC113054293 gene encoding FH2 domain-containing protein 1-like codes for MLLMIQILDALKLKVHFNILVCIPPDLSPLCPSMDGAPVLTTAPLPSFRCDPSECFQNETSPLIHIAQPPPMGPPPPLPLPPPLPSSMGDPFTRTVQRRSKMRNFNWDAIPRHSVLGKRNVWTAQRNLENFELDTKRMEELFSHNEHHSLTRQGGMVRKSVWGLSQITTESKNVSILNSKKSMNIGILLKQFKRPPKDIVEAVRHGNLCLSSGKLKELSKLLPDDMETKKLMSFNGDLSPLNEVDRFMVMLVQVPGYKVRIKCLLLREEFFPFIEEIKHSIAVMTTAANELLACDDLHSIIRLVLKAGNYMNAGGYAGSAIGFRMTSLLKLVDTKANKPGINLMHYVSMQAQQIDEALLHVAEQLQHIGIAARIQKQEVEMDFQRELEKIREAKMDASKQPDLLHQMEAFLRMADIRLADVEASLQELENISTSVAEYFCEDPATFKLEECCSIFHSFCERFERATQENREREAAETRKRQRREREMLNRIAKRRSTSTCTSLDVTDEVSALESVLTSFLHQRPSRRRPGGLTPVTDGPIRNIRPQVEEREGRGDLDSPVETNQEKFSKLEEPENTCLKEEVPPSTVNDIQRERAASKRAQCIDDELIPESDDLKEVGRSNISTKKEFEDGEMNKEVEVIGDMDKREPRVEEDNKKIAEADKIPELSSKSYHFQDCVAGLNGTATPDRSQGPAVCTSATLKRNIKEVDLALQDALGSLGSPWTILSPSISPCNTPHHRHSYSFSRVDILDDGVWALPDTPVRDKPSFSHNAGVGTSSSLPDCPSKRIPAQGTFIRSASLGDEKDLAPYFKLGQTFQRRTGQALPPDKRTESSGLVSFFRRFGERNRAGSVG; via the exons atgttattgatgatacaAATCTTGGATGCATTGAAGCTCAAGGTTCATTTCAACATTCTTGTTTGT ATCCCTCCAGATTTGTCCCCTCTGTGTCCTTCAATGGATGGAGCTCCAGTTTTAACCACAGCACCTCTACCATCTTTTCGTTGTGACCCATCTGAGTGCTTTCAAAATGAGACCTCACCCCTCATTCATATTGCACAGCCCCCTCCCATGGGTCCGCCCCCTCCACTACCACTACCACCCCCACTTCCTTCATCTATGGGGGACCCTTTCACCCGGACTGTCCAACGACGCTCCAAAATGCGCAATTTCAACTGGGACGCCATCCCCAGGCACAGCGTGTTGGGAAAACGCAATGTTTGGACAGCCCAACGCAACCTCGAGAACTTTGAGTTGGACACTAAGCGAATGGAGGAGCTTTTCAGCCACAACGAGCACCACAGTTTGACTCGTCAGGGTGGGATGGTCAGAAAAAGTGTGTGGGGACTTTCGCAAATCACTACAGAATCCAAAAAT GTGTCAATTCTCAACTCCAAGAAAAGTATGAATATTGGGATTTTGCTAAAACAATTTAAAAG GCCACCAAAGGACATCGTGGAGGCTGTCAGGCACGGTAATCTGTGCCTTTCTTCCGGGAAACTGAAAGAGCTCAGCAAGCTGTTGCCTGATGACATGGAG ACAAAGAAGCTGATGTCATTCAATGGAGATCTATCTCCACTAAACGAGGTTGACCGTTTCATGGTGATGCTAGTTCAAGTGCCAGG gTATAAAGTGAGGATAAAGTGCCTGCTCCTTAGAGAGGAGTTTTTTCCCTTTATTGAGGAGATCAAACACTCCATTGCTGTCATGACAACTGCTGCTAATG AGTTGCTGGCATGTGATGACCTACATTCAATCATCAGACTGGTGCTGAAGGCTGGTAACTACATGAATGCT GGTGGCTACGCAGGGAGTGCTATTGGCTTCAGGATGACATCATTGCTCAAACTGGTGGACACTAAAGCAAATAAACCTGGCATTAACCTTATGCACTATGTGTCCATG caAGCCCAACAAATTGACGAAGCTTTGCTGCATGTCGCTGAACAGCTTCAACACATTGGGATTGCAGCAAG GATCCAAAAGCAGGAGGTGGAGATGGACTTTCAAAGGGAGTTGGAGAAAATTAGGGAAGCAAAGATGGATGCCAGTAAACAGCCTGATTTACTACATCAGATGGAAGCATTTCTTCGT ATGGCAGACATTAGGCTTGCAGACGTGGAGGCTTCCCTTCAGGAACTGGAAAACATCAGTACCTCTGTGGCAGAGTACTTCTGTGAAGACCCAGCCACGTTTAAGCTAGAGGAGTGTTGCTCTATCTTTCATTCCTTTTGTGAGAGGTTTGAGAGAGCTACACAG GAAAACCGTGAGCGTGAAGCAGCCGAGACTCGCAAGCGACAgcgaagagaaagagaaatgctgAACAGAATAGCCAAGCGCCGATCCACCTCCACATGCACCAGTCTGGATGTGACAGATGAAGTCTCCGCTCTGGAATCTGTCCTGACCAGCTTTCTCCACCAACGTCCTTCTCGCAGGAGGCCCGGTGGGCTCACACCTGTCACGGACGGCCCCATCAGGAACATCCGCCCTCAGGTTGAGGAGCGTGAGGGCAGAGGGGATCTGGACAGCCCTGTGGAAACCAACCAGGAAAAATTCTCAAAGTTGGAAGAACCAGAGAACACCTGCCTGAAGGAGGAGGTTCCACCCAGCACCGTTAATGACATTCAGCGGGAACGTGCCGCATCAAAAAGAGCACAATGCATTGATGATGAACTTATTCCAGAAAGCGACGACCTCAAAGAAGTTGGGCGTAGCAACATCTCAACTAAAAAAGAGTTTGAAGATGGAGAGATGAATAAAGAAGTTGAGGTGATTGGAGACATGGATAAAAGAGAACCAAGAGTGGAGGAGGACAACAAGAAAATAGCAGAAGCAGACAAAATACCCGAGCTCTCGAGCAAGAGCTACCACTTTCAGGATTGCGTTGCTGGTCTGAATGGAACGGCTACACCTGATCGTTCCCAAGGCCCTGCCGTGTGCACCTCCGCTACTCTAAAGAGGAATATAAAAGAGGTAGATCTGGCCTTGCAGGATGCACTGGGAAGTCTAGGCTCACCGTGGACCATCCTCAGCCCTAGTATCTCTCCCTGTAACACACCACACCACAGACATTCCTACTCCTTCTCCAGGGTGGACATCCTTGATGATGGGGTTTGGGCATTACCTGACACTCCTGTACGGGACAAACCCTCATTCTCCCATAATGCAGGTGTGGGGACTTCATCCTCATTACCAGACTGTCCCTCAAAGCGAATTCCAGCACAGGGGACATTTATAAGGTCTGCATCACTTGGTGATGAAAAAGACTTGGCTCCTTACTTCAAACTGGGACAGACCTTTCAGAGACGCACTGGACAGGCGCTTCCTCCAGATAAGAGAACGGAAAGCTCAGGACTTGTATCTTTCTTTCGACGCTTTGGGGAAAGAAACCGTGCAGGATCTGTTGGTTAA